CAGGTGGTCCTGATGTCAGCGCGTCAGTGCTGTTCGGCGCTCGGCTCGACCAGCTCGATCAGCACTCCGCCGGCATCCTTGGGATGGATGAAGTTGATGCGGGAGTTGGCGGTGCCGCGCTTGGGCGCGTCGTACAGCAGGCGCACGCCGTCGGCGCGCAGGCGATCGGACAGGGCGTCGATGTCGCTGGTGCGGTAGGCGAGCTGCTGCAGGCCAGGACCGCGGGTGTCGATGAACTTGGCGATCGTCGACTTCTCGTCGATCGGGGCGAGCAGCTGGATCTGTGCGCTGCCCTTCGGCGCGCCACGCACCGACAGCATGGCCTCGCGCACGCCCTGCTCTTCGTTGACCTCCTCGTGCAGCACGATCATGCCGAGGTGGTCGTGGTACCACTTGGCCGCTGCGTCCAGGTCCGGCACGGCGATGCCGACGTGATCGATCGCGGTCACCAGTGCGCTGGCGAGCGCCGGACGGGCGTCAACGTGCTCGGTGGTCATAACGTAAAGGTAACCTGGAGGCATACTTTTTATTCCTGTGTGATGCGCCACAGCGGCTTCCGTGACACACACATGCCCGTTAGACATCAGTTGTAAAGCTATTGGAGGTTGGAAGATGACGACGTCGGTGATCGTTGCTGGGGCGCGTACGCCTGTCGGTAAGTTGATGGGTTCGCTCAAGGATTTCTCCGGCACCGATCTCGGCGCGATCGCGATCCGTGCGGCCCTGGAAAAGGCCAAGGTGCCCGCTTCGATGGTCGAGTACGTGATCATGGGCCAGGTGCTCACCGCGGGCGCGGGGCAGATGCCCGCGCGTCAGGCCGCGGTGGCTGCGGGCATCCCCTGGGACGTTGCTTCGCTGAGCATCAACAAGATGTGCCTGTCGGGCATCGATGCGATCGCGCTCGCCGATCAGCTGATCCGCGCCGGTGAGTTCGACATCGTCGTCGCCGGCGGCCAGGAGTCGATGAGCCAGGCTCCGCACCTGCTGCCCAAGAGCCGCGAGGGTTACAAGTACGGCGACGCGACGCTCGTCGACCACATGGCCTACGACGGGCTGCACGACGTGTTCACCGACCAGCCCATGGGCGCGCTCACCGAGCAGCGCAACGATGTCGACAAGTTCAGCCGTGCCGAGCAGGACGAGTTCGCCGCGCAGTCGCACCAGAAGGCCGCCGCGGCGTGGAAGGACGGCGTCTTCGCCGACGAGGTCGTGCCGGTCTCGATCCCGCAGCGCAAGGGCGACCCGATCGAATTCGCCGAGGACGAGGGGATCCGGGGCAACACCACGGCCGACTCGCTCGCGGGGCTGCGGCCGGCGTTCCGCAAGGACGGCACCATCACGGCGGGGTCGGCGTCGCAGATCTCCGACGGCGCGGCCGCGGTGGTCGTGATGAACAAGGCCAAGGCCGAGGAGCTCGGCCTGACCTGGCTCGCCGAGATCGGCGCGCACGGCGTCGTGGCGGGGCCCGACTCGACGCTGCAGTCGCAGCCGGCGAACGCGATCAAGAAGGCGATCACCCGTGAGGGCATCTCGGTCGATCAGCTCGACGTGGTCGAGATCAACGAGGCGTTCGCCGCCGTCGCGCTGGCATCGATCAAGGAACTCGGTGTCGATCCGGCCAAGGTGAACGTCAACGGCGGCGCGATCGCCATCGGCCACCCGATCGGGATGTCCGGTGCTCGCATCACGCTGCACGCGGCACTCGAGCTGGCTCGCCGGGGCTCGGGTTACGCGGTCGCGGCGCTGTGCGGTGCCGGCGGCCAGGGCGACGCGCTCGTGCTGCGTCGCTGAGAGAGCCTGACCACAATCAACGACACGTTGTAGTAGCTGGCCGGCGGGTCGGGCACAATGGCGCTCATGACGAGTTCTTTCGACCTGCGCTCGACCGTCGGCTGGTTCCGTCTCATCGGACTCGCCGAGGCCGTCAGCTGGGCCGGCCTGCTGGTCGGGATGTATTTCAAGTACCTGGGTTCACCGCGCACCGAGATCGGTGTCAAGGTGTTCGGCCCCATTCACGGCGGCGTCTTCTTGGCATTCCTCGCGGCAGCCGTTCTCGTCGGTCTGGCGTTCAAGTGGTCGCTCCTCACCTGGGGTCTGGCGTTGCTGGCCAGCATCGTGCCGCTCGGCAGTGTGATCTTCATCATGTGGGCCGACCGTGCCGGCAAGATGGGCACGCCCGCGGTCGCGGCGGTCGGTGCGCAACCGGGCCGCCCCGCGCCGGAAACGACGTGACAGACTTGATGCGTGACTCGTCCACGTCCTTCCATTGGGCCGGCGCTGGCCGGTGCGGTTGACCTCTCGGCACTGAAGCGACCCGCCACGAGCGGCGAGGCGGCGCCCGCTCCGGGTGGCCCCAATGTCACCGAGGTCACCGAGGCCAATTTCGAAGCAGAGGTTTTGGTCCGTTCCGGGCAGATCCCGGTTGTGGTGGTCCTTTGGTCGCCCCGCAGTGAGGTCAGCGCGCAGCTCACCGAGACCCTGGCAGGCCTGGCGTCCGCCGACGGCGGCAAGTGGTCGCTGGCCGCGGTGAACGTCGACACCACACCACGCATCGCGCAGATGTTCGGCATCCAGGCCGTGCCGACGGTCGTCGCGCTGGCCGGTGGTCAGCCCATCGCGAGCTTCCAAGGGCCGCAGCCGGCAGAACAGCTGCGCCGCTGGGTCGACTCGCTGCTGGAGGCGACCGCAGGCAAGCTCGCCGGCACCGGAGAAGAGGCCGAGCAGGTCGATCCGGCGGTGGCACAGGCCCGGGCCCACCTCGATCAGGGCAACTTCGACGAGGCGCTCAGCGCCTACGAGGCCATCCTCGAGTCCCAGCCGAACCATCCCGAGGCCAAGGGCGCCGTCCGCCAGATCGCGTTCCTGCAGCGGGCCAGTGCGCAGCGGCCCGATGCGGTCGAGGCGGCCGCGGCGGCGCCCGACGACATCGAGGCGGCCTTCGCCGCGGCCGACGTCGAGATCCTGCAGCAGCAGGTCAGCGCCGCGTTCGATCGGCTGATCGCGCTCATCAAGCGGACCGCGGGCGATGACCGCACCAAGGTGCGCACGCGGCTCATCGAGCTCTTCGAGCTCTTCGACCCCGCAGATCCCGAAGTGATCGCGGGCCGCCGCAATCTCGCCAACGCCCTGTACTAGGCCGGCTCGAACCAGAGCATCGACAGTGGCGGCAGCACCATCACGGCCGAGGCCGGCCGACCGTGCCAGGGCTCGTCGGTGGCCTCCACCGCGCCGTAGTTGCCGATCCCCGAGCCGTTGTAGATGGTGGCATCGGTGTTGAGCACCTCGCGCCAGGTCCCGGCATGGGGCAGGCCGAGCCGGTACTGGCTGTGCTCGGTGCCCGCGAAGTTGATCACGCACGCGAGCATCGAGCCGTCGCTGCCGAAGCGCAGAAAGCTCAGCACGTTGTTGCCCGAGTCGTTGGCGTCGATCCACGAGTAACCCTCGGGGCTGGTGTCGCGGCTCCACAGCGCGGCGTGGCCGCGGTAGATGGCGTTGAGATCGCGCACCAGGTTCTGCACACCCGTCGAGAAACTCTGCTCGTCGAGTTGGTACCAGTCCAGGCCGCGCTCCTCGGACCACTCGGCGCGCTGGGCGAACTCCTGTCCCATGAACAGCAGCTGCTTGCCGGGGTGCGCCCACTGGTAGGCGAGCAGGCTTCGCAGGCCCGCGGCCTTCTCGTGGTCGCCGCCCGGCATGCGGCCCCACAGCGTGCCCTTGCCGTGCACCACCTCGTCGTGGCTGATGGGCAGTACGTAGTTCTCGCTGAACGCGTAGAGCATCGAGAACGTCATCTCGTGGTGGTGGTAGCTGCGATAGATGGGGTCACGGCTGATGTAGGCCAGCGTGTCGTTCATCCAGCCCATGTTCCACTTCATCGAGAACCCAAGGCCCCCAAGATTTGTCGGCCGCGTGACCCCGGGCCATGACGTCGACTCCTCGGCCACCGTCACGATGCCGGGTGCCACCTTGTGCACGGTGGCGTTCATCTCCTGCAGGAACTGCACGGCTTCGAGGTTCTCGCGGCCGCCGTACTTGTTCGGCGTCCAGCCGCCCTCGGGGCGCGAGTAGTCCAGGTAGAGCATCGATGCCACGGCGTCGACGCGCAGGCCGTCGATGTGGAACTCCTGCAGCCAGTACAGTGCGTTGGCCACCAAAAAGTTGCGGACCTCGGGCCTGCCGAAATCGAAAACGTATGTACCCCAGTCGAGTTGCTCGCCGCGGCGGGGGTCGGAGTGTTCATAGAGTGCCGTGCCGTCGAACCGGCCCAGCGCCCAGGCGTCCTTGGGGAAGTGCGCGGGCACCCAGTCGACGATGACGCCGATTCCCGCCTGGTGCAGCGAGTCGACCAGATACCGGAAGTCGTCGGGCGTCCCGAGCCGAGAGGTCGGCGCATAGTACGAGGTGACCTGGTATCCCCACGATCCGCCGAACGGGTGTTCGGCGACGGGCAGCATCTCGACGTGTGTGAAGCCCTGCTCCACAACATATTCGGTGAGCTCGGTGGCGAGCTGACGATAGGTCAGTCC
This genomic window from Mycolicibacterium goodii contains:
- the mce gene encoding methylmalonyl-CoA epimerase, producing MTTEHVDARPALASALVTAIDHVGIAVPDLDAAAKWYHDHLGMIVLHEEVNEEQGVREAMLSVRGAPKGSAQIQLLAPIDEKSTIAKFIDTRGPGLQQLAYRTSDIDALSDRLRADGVRLLYDAPKRGTANSRINFIHPKDAGGVLIELVEPSAEQH
- a CDS encoding acetyl-CoA C-acetyltransferase, whose product is MTTSVIVAGARTPVGKLMGSLKDFSGTDLGAIAIRAALEKAKVPASMVEYVIMGQVLTAGAGQMPARQAAVAAGIPWDVASLSINKMCLSGIDAIALADQLIRAGEFDIVVAGGQESMSQAPHLLPKSREGYKYGDATLVDHMAYDGLHDVFTDQPMGALTEQRNDVDKFSRAEQDEFAAQSHQKAAAAWKDGVFADEVVPVSIPQRKGDPIEFAEDEGIRGNTTADSLAGLRPAFRKDGTITAGSASQISDGAAAVVVMNKAKAEELGLTWLAEIGAHGVVAGPDSTLQSQPANAIKKAITREGISVDQLDVVEINEAFAAVALASIKELGVDPAKVNVNGGAIAIGHPIGMSGARITLHAALELARRGSGYAVAALCGAGGQGDALVLRR
- a CDS encoding DUF3817 domain-containing protein; the protein is MALMTSSFDLRSTVGWFRLIGLAEAVSWAGLLVGMYFKYLGSPRTEIGVKVFGPIHGGVFLAFLAAAVLVGLAFKWSLLTWGLALLASIVPLGSVIFIMWADRAGKMGTPAVAAVGAQPGRPAPETT
- a CDS encoding tetratricopeptide repeat protein — protein: MTRPRPSIGPALAGAVDLSALKRPATSGEAAPAPGGPNVTEVTEANFEAEVLVRSGQIPVVVVLWSPRSEVSAQLTETLAGLASADGGKWSLAAVNVDTTPRIAQMFGIQAVPTVVALAGGQPIASFQGPQPAEQLRRWVDSLLEATAGKLAGTGEEAEQVDPAVAQARAHLDQGNFDEALSAYEAILESQPNHPEAKGAVRQIAFLQRASAQRPDAVEAAAAAPDDIEAAFAAADVEILQQQVSAAFDRLIALIKRTAGDDRTKVRTRLIELFELFDPADPEVIAGRRNLANALY
- the glgB gene encoding 1,4-alpha-glucan branching protein GlgB, with product MTRSNQLTNAHLRPDPSDVHRLVAGEHHDPHSVLGAHEYSDHTVIRTFRPHAAKVDALIGGERYPMQHLESGLFAVAVPFTNLIDYRLEIGYPGADDSVVTHTTADAYRFLPTLGELDLHLFAEGRHERLWEILGAHRRTFTTADGPVTGVSFAVWAPNAKGVSLIGEFNHWHGNEAPMRVLGSSGVWELFWPGFPPDGLYKFRVHGADGSVTDRADPMAFATEVPPQTASRVTESTYEWHDEDWMTRRASLNPVFEPMSTYEVHLLSWRPGLTYRQLATELTEYVVEQGFTHVEMLPVAEHPFGGSWGYQVTSYYAPTSRLGTPDDFRYLVDSLHQAGIGVIVDWVPAHFPKDAWALGRFDGTALYEHSDPRRGEQLDWGTYVFDFGRPEVRNFLVANALYWLQEFHIDGLRVDAVASMLYLDYSRPEGGWTPNKYGGRENLEAVQFLQEMNATVHKVAPGIVTVAEESTSWPGVTRPTNLGGLGFSMKWNMGWMNDTLAYISRDPIYRSYHHHEMTFSMLYAFSENYVLPISHDEVVHGKGTLWGRMPGGDHEKAAGLRSLLAYQWAHPGKQLLFMGQEFAQRAEWSEERGLDWYQLDEQSFSTGVQNLVRDLNAIYRGHAALWSRDTSPEGYSWIDANDSGNNVLSFLRFGSDGSMLACVINFAGTEHSQYRLGLPHAGTWREVLNTDATIYNGSGIGNYGAVEATDEPWHGRPASAVMVLPPLSMLWFEPA